The sequence ACATCAAAAACATCATAGCTAACATATAGACCGCCATCTGATTTACTAATATGTCCCCGCATGCAAGCTTGATTACTGGGGGGATGTCACAAAAGAAATGATTAATTGTGTTAGACCCACAAAAGGACAGAGAGAAAATCTGGCACGTTTGCCCAATTTCAACTGGAATTCCACTGATCCAGGAGCCAGCCACTAACTGGACACAGACCCTGTGGTTCATGGCTACAGGATAATgcagagggttacaaatggccacatagcggtcataggccatcactgtcAGGAGCAAACACTCTGTGCCtccaaatataagaaaaaaacacatttgCATAGCACAGCCCCAAAAGGAAATATTTCCTTTCTGGGTCCAAATGTCCGTGAGCATTCTTGGGATAGTGACTGTTACATAACAtatttccaagaaggaaaaattgccaaggaaaaaatacatggggtTCCGGAGAGTAGGGTCAATTCTTGTTATCAGTATTATGATGCTATTGCCCAACAAAATAAACAGATACATGATGAAAAATGTCCCAAAGAGTATCCACTGTAAATTGGGTTCATCAGAAAACCCCACGAGAACAAACTCCATAATTGTAGTATTTTTTGATTCTTCTGCTTTTAATTTGGTTTCCATCTGTGGATATGATGAATTCAAGATGGTTAATTTATTTGCTATTTTGAAAAGCATATTAACTTCTGTTAACTGGATAGGTATTTGTATAAACCtacataattaattaattaattcctCCATCACCATGTTCCATTTCTAGAGAATGACATTTGAAACTTCAGCTATGAACTGATATACTATTAAAATCAATTGAACaaaaaagttcttttatattttattaagctTGGATTGTAACGATAATAGAGATATTGAGAAGTGTACACTGTTAGTTACAGCTTATTTTGTAGGAAAGAGATCTGATTATTTTACCCCAATAAGAGTGTATCTTTATTGTTTAGTCTCAATTCTTGGATTTGTTCTGTATAGACAACCCTGCTTGAATTTTCtcaagtcaaattttttttttacttaattcttCATTTAAAGTTAGTTTGAAGACTTTCCCTTTATAAGACTTGGTTTTCTTAAGCCACTCCTTTGttactgagagaataaatgtgtgtattattagttttctattaTCTGTATCCCTTCcattgcttataaaaaaaaatataaaaaacattaaGCTCAACATCCTTTTCAATAACATTGCCTTTCGACATCCTATTCAGTTTGTGATAAATGTTAATTAACCTTTAATTCAATCAAGAAATATGACCCACTCCTCACAATATGTTTTTCACTCTGTACCCACCTAAGATCCTAAGCTCCATTGTCATCTAATTTCCTTGCTACCAAATCTAACATTCTCTCCCCCCCATTTAGAataattttcatttgtaaaagCATAACTTTGATTAGACAAACTTATTATTTACTCTGGTCCTACATGAGGACAGAGGATGTGAGTAAGGCCTGAGAAAAACACAACTGTCTTGCTTTACTTTCTATTAACATCCTCAGATATCAAGCAGTCACTGGACACTATCTGACACTTCAGATAGCACTTGTTTAATATTAACTTTCCAACTTTTCCAATTATTCATGTTATTTCCTTCTCTCAAATCTATTACCCTATACTCTACCTTCTAGTGCAAACAACTGATGATTTTGACATAATAACTTTCAGTGTGAAGGTGATCAGACAAACATTACTCCATATTCCCTTATTTCTATtagtacttttgttgttgttgttaggtgtggtcaagtcagttctgactcaaagcaaccgtatgtacaacagaacaaaacactgcccggtcctgtgccattctcacaatacttgttatgcttgagcccattcttgtagcCACAGTGtgaatacatctcattgagggtcttcctcttttttgctgaccctctacttttccaagcatgatgtcctcctccagggactgattcctcctgttaacatgtcaaaagtacgtGAGATACAGCctcgtcatctttgcttctaaggaccattctggctgtacttcttccaagacagatttggttcttctttggcagtccaaggtatattcaacatactttgccaacaacataattcaaagcgTCAATTCTTATTCTTTATTCCCCAtccaactttcacgtgcatagGAGGTGATGACTGAAAACTGGATGGCTTggaccaggcacaccttagtccttaaaatggtatctttgctttttaacacttcaaagaggtcttttgcagcagatttgccccctGCAGTAcagcttttgatttctttcttttatttttttttcaattgttctttaagtgaaagtgtaaaaatcaagtcggtctctcatgcaaaaatttatatacaccttgctataagcTCCTAGTTGTTCTCTCTATAATGAGACCGTGCcctacttctctccaccctctattcctgggtccattcatccagcttctgtccccctctgccttctcatctctcctccagacagaagctgcccacatagtctcatgtgtctacttgagccaagaagctcactcctcaccagtatgatTTTATATCTTATAATCCATTTCAattcttgtctgaagagttagctttgggaatggttccagtcttgggctaacagaaagcctggagaccaacatcttttgatttcttgaccgttgCTTCCAAgggtgctgattgtggagccaagtaaaatgaaatccttgacaattgcaaccttttctccatttctcatgatgttgcttattggtccagttgcgaggatttttgtttactttaagttgaggtgtaagccatactgatggctgtagtctttgaccttcatcaagtgcttcaagtgctctttactttcagcaagcaaagttgtgtcatctggatgaAGcaagttggtaatgagtcttcctccaaccctattAGTACTATTATCAAAATGACTTTAAATgaattacacctactcctcagtTATTGACTGTTTCATTATGTGATATTCAGCAtgcacaatagtaaaaaatctatgaTCTGACTTTTTGCACTAAAAAGTCAGTCTGACATTGTCCCAGCAGCTGTGGAGCATCCCCTCCCTTGAGGAGGGTCTCTGGACAACTTCCAGGAAGCTGGGCTGTGCTACCCCAGCCATCCGCTCCCTCTTGCCAGTGGAAGTGCCAGATCCAGTTGCCATGGACCTGCCTCCTTCATGGCCAAGGTCTCTGTGCAGACAAGCAGGCAGCAAGGAGTCAGAGTGTGCCTGTTCTGGTTTCTGAGCTCTTTTTCAGCCTGAGGCCTTGCAGCTCAAAACTGCTGTTGGGtgtgaagggaagaaagaaagaggcaaCAGAGAAGGTGTTTGGAAGAAATATGCGTTTGTTCAATGAAATCTCAAAGTGAGCCAATCTGGACCTGAAGACTACCTTGTTGGGGCCTGTGCGGAGGCCAGTCTCCCAGCTAACTTATAGGAAGCCCTAGCATTCATGGCTCACCAGGCCTCAAAGGAAAAGGAGCCTCCTGGATCCTCAAAGCAGGGCTTGCAGGTTGGGAGTGGAGCCTTAGGAACAGCTCCATGGAGCTCTGATGCAACACAGGAGGAAAGTGAATTGGTTAACCTGTGGGCCCCTCAGTCACACAGCCCCAGCCCAGCTTCatccagctttgtctcctccaaaCATCCTTCTCCACAGAGGCATAATCCATAATTGGACTTgtcacagtgatgagcacatAAGTAAATCCTAGCTGTTAGTATTTCTATGATCACattttctaactaaaaaaaaaaaaataacaaattgagATGGttcgaaaacaaacaaaaaaaatcctccattttcatataatgccaatttttgcataatgaccagGTCTTTGCAAACTAAACATGTCCGTAAGTAAAGAGTAAGTGTTTTTACTATAAATAATAAACACTGTTATTATGATCATTTGCCACAtatctaattttatttaatttataattaGGAAAATTAGAGGGCTGCATGTGTTATCTTAAGTAAATTCATTTTCAAATACAGTTTTTCCCAgaatttcatgtttttttcttttttattagttgTATCTTCATCTTCAAATTTAGAACTATCCTTACATAAAATAACCTATCAATATAATA comes from Elephas maximus indicus isolate mEleMax1 chromosome 7, mEleMax1 primary haplotype, whole genome shotgun sequence and encodes:
- the LOC126080271 gene encoding olfactory receptor 10AG1-like; its protein translation is MEFVLVGFSDEPNLQWILFGTFFIMYLFILLGNSIIILITRIDPTLRNPMYFFLGNFSFLEICYVTVTIPRMLTDIWTQKGNISFWGCAMQMCFFLIFGGTECLLLTVMAYDRYVAICNPLHYPVAMNHRVCVQLVAGSWISGIPVEIGQTCQIFSLSFCGSNTINHFFCDIPPVIKLACGDILVNQMAVYMLAMMFLMLPFLWIVVSYGKIISNILKLSSAKGRAKAFSTCSSHLTVVILFYGTAAINYLLPKSNQSEGLGKLVCLFYIILTPVMNPVIHSLRNKDVMMALKRLHTSLIIWNLKIINLCK